TAGCTTGGAGCTACCCCGTAGATCAGCTCGGCGATGAGGCTCAGGGCGCGGATAGTCTTCGCCCCCACCCCCGGCAGCCCCACCAGTTCTTCAAAATCGCCCGGCTGGCGCTCGTAGGCGCTGAGGATAATCTTGCTCAGGCTGTCCGGGTGGAGGTCGCCGGTAGTCAGATAATGGCGGGCGGGCAGGTCGAGGGTCTTTATCCGCTTCAGATCAGCCAGGACGGATTCCGGTTTAAGGGTAGTAGCGATTCCGGTAATGGTCTGGCGGGCAGGGTCGCTCTCCGCCGCCACCAGGTTCAGCGCCTGCCCTTTGGTATCGGACAGTATCGCCGAGTGCGGCTCATTGACAAAGCTGGTTACCGCCTCACCCAGCCAGTGGTAACGGCGGGCGTAGCGCGTATTTTCATTCATCCCCTGCTGCACCACCGCCCAGGAGCTGTTACGGGTAAAGATAAAGACGTGGTGGTAAAGCTGGTAGCCGTCCTGCACCGCTGAGCTGTCCACCTTGGCGGACATCCGGCTGGCATAGACCAGCGGCGCCGGATTAATTGAGATCAACTCTCCCCAGTTTTCCAGCTCCGCCGGAGTGCGCCGTGAAGTACGTCCCTTTCCCCCGGCGACAAATAGCCCCAGGTCCTGTTCCAGC
Above is a window of Dehalococcoidales bacterium DNA encoding:
- a CDS encoding DUF763 domain-containing protein produces the protein MSASPVPSRTGIANLPLHYGKAPRWLFQRMVRLAREITIAIVADFGAEEMLKRLSHPYWFQAFGCILGFDWHSSGVTTTLCGALKEGIKGLEQDLGLFVAGGKGRTSRRTPAELENWGELISINPAPLVYASRMSAKVDSSAVQDGYQLYHHVFIFTRNSSWAVVQQGMNENTRYARRYHWLGEAVTSFVNEPHSAILSDTKGQALNLVAAESDPARQTITGIATTLKPESVLADLKRIKTLDLPARHYLTTGDLHPDSLSKIILSAYERQPGDFEELVGLPGVGAKTIRALSLIAELIYGVAPSYRDPARYSFAHGGKDGIPYPVDRPTYDRSIKLLSKAINKSKLGIQEKNEAFHRLNRLAAGG